CATGCACAACAGCAGGGTCACCACCGCGGTGGTGAACAGCCGGTACGCCAACGCGCACCACAGCAGCGCCGGGACCGGGAACGCGATCGCGCCCGGGCCGCCGATCAGGACGCCCAGCAGGATGGCCAGGCCCAGCGCGACGCCGGGCAGCAGCAATGCCGGGCGTTGCCGTATCCGGCCCAGCTGCCCGCGCAGGGTGCGGACGAAGCCGGCGGGTGTCGGCGCCAGCAGCACCACCGGCAGGATCGCGACATAGCTGACCAGTTCGGCGGAGAACCAGAAGCCACTGGCGGTCAGGAAGCCCATGCGCATCATCGCGTGCGAGCTCAGGCTGCCGGCCAGCGCGGCACCGAGGGCCGCCACGGCGGAGACCGCGAGCACCCACAGCATCGACAGCGGGTGCTGCAGCCGCCGGTCCTCGTGCCGGACATGGCGGAACAGCAGGTAACCCGCCAGCACGCCGGCCAGGTTCGCCATCGTCAGTCTGAGCGTGGTGGGCAGCGAGGTGCCGGTCAGCAGGTCCGCCGCCACATAGCCCAGCGCCGCCGCCGCCCAGCCGGCGGGCGAGGCCAGTGCGGGCCGGCGCGCGAACAGGCCCAGCAGCAGCGCGTTGGTCGGCCAGAACGAAGCCAGCTGGTGCTCGGGCCGGGTCAGGATGCCCAGGCCGCTCGCGGCGAACACCACGCAGGCGACCAGCAGGGCCTGCAGGGCCAGCCGGCGGAGCGTCGCGAACGGGGATTCGGCGACGGCGGGCGCCCCTGGCGTGGAGTGTCGAACCTGCCCGACCATGCTGCCCCTGTCCGATGACCGATTGCCCGGGGCGCGACCAGCCCCGGCTCCCCGGGGACTACCTTACGCCATGGCCATGACGGTCCGGCAAGTGCCCGAAGCGCAGGGATCCGGCGGCCGGGCGAGGGAAGGCGCGATCAGAGCGCGTAGCCGAACTGCTGCTTGAACTGCTCGTTGAACTCGGCGAAGTCGAAGCGCTGGTTCTGGGTTCCCGGATGCTCGACTTTCAGCGCGCCCATCAGGTTGCCCATGCGGCCGATGGTCAGCCAGTCGAAGCCCTTCTCGATGCCGTAGATCAGGCCGGCGCGGAAGGCGTCGCCGCAGCCGGTGGGGTCGACCACGCGGCGCTCGTGCGCCGGCGGGATCTCGTAGGTCTTGTCCGGGGTGTGGATCACCGCGCCGCGCGGGCCCAGCGTGGTGATGTAGGCCTTCACCCGCGACATGATCTGCTTCTCGTCCCAGCCCGTGCGCGTCTGCAGCAGGTTGGATTCGTAGTCGTTGACCACGACGTAGTCGGCCTGTTCGATGAACGTGCGCAGTTCTTCGCCGTTGAACAACGGCATCGCCTGGCCCGGGTCGAAGATGAAGGGGATGCCGAGCTCGCTGAACTCCCGCGAGTTCTGCATCATGCCTTCGCGGCCGTCAGGCGCCACGATGCCGAAGGTCACGCCGGCCACGTCGCGCACATGGTTGCTGTGCGAGTCCGACATCGCGCCCGGATGGAACGCGGTGATCTGGTTGTTGTCCAGATCGGTGGTGATGAAGCACTGCGGGGTGAACTGCTCGTCGAACACCCGCACGCAGTCCAGGCGGATGCCGCAGGATTCCATGTGGGCGCGGTACGGGCCGAAGTCCTGGCCCACCGTGGCCATCGGGATCGGGTCGCCGCCCAGCAGCTTGAGGTTGTAGGCGATGTTGCCGGCGCAGCCGCCGAACTCGCGGCGCATGCGCGGCACCAGGAACGACACGTTCAGGATGTGGACCTTGTCCGGCAGGATGTGGTTCTTGAACTGGTCCGGGAACACCATGATGGTGTCGTAGGCAAGGGAACCACAGATCAGTGCGGACATCGGCGAACTCGGCTGGAGAGGGTGCGGCCGTCCCGGGCCGCCCGGAAAAAGCGGGACGTGCGCCCCATTCCCGGCGCGCCGGTGCGAAGGTTACCGGGTGGGGCCGGCGGCGGCCAGTCTTGGCGACGGGCGCCTAGCGCGACGGCGGCGTCGCTCGAGCGCCGGCGCTATGGCGGCGCAGGGTGTTTTCCCCGCGGATTCACGAGATTTTTCCTTGCCCGCTCCATGCCGGATTGCTAGGCTAGCCGACCTCGTTTTTTGCCCAAAAAATCGCCATTCCGCGCGATTTCCGCCCCCAGCAGGAACCCGTCCCCCGATGTTCAAGAAGCTCCGCGGCATGTTCTCCAACGACCTGTCCATCGACCTGGGCACGGCCAACACCCTGATCTACGTGCGCGGGCAGGGCATCGTGCTGAACGAGCCCTCGGTCGTGGCGGTGCGCCAGGACCGCGCCATCGGCGGGTCGCGCTCGGTCGCGGCGGTGGGCGCGGAGGCCAAGCAGATGCTCGGCCGTACCCCGGGCCACATCACCACCATCCGCCCGATGAAGGACGGCGTGATCGCCGACTTCACCTACACCGAGGCGATGCTGAAGTACTTCATCAAGAAGGTGCACAAGTCGCGCTTCCTGCGCCCCAGCCCGCGCGTGCTGGTCTGCGTGCCGGCCGGCTCCACCCAGGTCGAGCGCCGCGCCATCAAGGAATCGGCCGAAGAAGCCGGTGCGCGTGATGTCTACCTGATCGAAGAGCCCATGGCGGCCGCGATCGGCGCCGGCATGCCGGTGACCGAAGCGCGCGGCTCGATGGTCATCGATATCGGCGGCGGCACCACCGAGGTCGCCGTCATCTCGCTGAACGGCATCGTCTACTCGCAGTCGGTCCGCATCGGCGGCGACCGCTTCGACGAATTCATCACCAACTACGTGCGTCGCAACCACGGCATGCTGATCGGCGAAGCCACCGCCGAGCGCATCAAGCTGGAGATCGGCTGCGCCTACCCGCAGGCCGAGGTGCAGGAAATGGAAATCTCCGGGCGCAACCTCGCCGAGGGCGTGCCGAAGATGATCAAGATCAATTCCAACGAAGTGCTGGAAGCCCTGCACGAGCCGCTCTCCGGCATCGTCAGCGCGGTCAAGCTGGCGCTGGAGCAGACCCCGCCGGAGCTGTGCGCCGACGTGGCCGAGCGCGGCATCGTGCTGACCGGTGGCGGCGCGCTGCTGCGCGACCTGGACCGCCTGATCAGCGAGGAGACCGGCCTGCACGTGCAGGTGGCCGACGATCCGCTGACGTGCGTGGCGCGTGGCGGTGGCCGTGCGCTGGAACTGGTCGACATGCACGGCAACGAGTTCTTCGCGCCGGAGTGAGCGGCGTAGCGGTAAGGCCGCCCGCCTCGCGGGCGGTACAGGGGAGGGGCTCGCGGATGCGCGCCACCGGCGGAACGGAACCGGTCCGTCCACGCCTTCCCGCCGAAGTGCGCGTTACCCTTGTTCCCTGCGGGCGGCGTCGCCGCCGACCTTCCTCCTGACGGCCCCCCAGTGCCTTCCTACGCCGGTCCTCCCGTCGCATCCCGCCCCGGTGAAGTCGCCAGCACGTTGCGGCTGCTCGCGTACCTGGCGCTGACGATCGCCCTGGTCGTCCTCGACCATCGCGGCGGCTGGCTGTCGCAGCTCCGCGCCCAGACCAACGTCGTCACCCAGCCGCTGTGGTGGCTGGCGGGCCTGCCGGGCCGCCTCACCACGCGCGTGCAGGACGATGCCGCGACGCGCACGGGCCTGACCGAAGAGAACCGCCGGCTGCGCAACGAGATGCTGGTGGCCAATGCGCGCCTGGCACGCCTGCAGACCGCGGCCGCGGACAACGCGCAGCTGCGGGCACTGCTCGGCGTGAAGACCTCGCGCGGCCTGGATGTACAGCTGGCGCCCGTGCTCGACATCGACCTCGCCCCGGGGCGGCAGCGGCTGGTGCTGGACGCCGGTAGCCGCGACGGCGCCACCCTGGGCCAGGCAGTGATCGATGCGGGCGGCCTGATGGGCCAGATCATCGACACCACGCCGGCGCACGCCACCGTGCTGCTGCTGACCGATCCCGACCATGCCGTGCCGGTCGTGGTCGCGCGCAACGGCGTGCGCCTGATCGTCTATGGCCGCGGCCGCAGCGACCTGCTGGAGCTGGCCGATGTGCCGCTCAATGCCGGCGTGGAAGTCGGCGACCTCCTGGTGACCTCGGGGCTGGGCGGGCGTTTTCCGGCCGGCTTCCCGGTCGGCAAGGTGACCGCACTCCGTCCGGACGACAGCCATGCGTTCCTTGTCGGCGACGTCACCCCGTCTGCGCGCCTGGACCGCGGCCGCGATGTCCTGCTGCTGAAATCGGCGCCGCCGCAGCCGTTGCCGCCGGCCGATCCCGAGCGCTTCCTGCCTGAGACCGCCGCTCCTCAGCAGGGTGCGGATACGCAGATGCCTGCCACGCCGACGACTCAAAGCCCCTCTCCCGCCGGGAGAGAAGCTGGGGAGAGGGGCAACGAAGGCGGAAATGGCGTGGGCAACCAGAACGTATCCGCGCCCGCGACGGTGTCCCCGCAAGCTCCGCGCCCCGCGAACGCCCCGACCCCCACCCCAACCTCTCTTCCGAGGGGAGAGGGGCTCAACGCGACGCCGCGACGCACCGAAACGCCACCGCAGGAGCCGCAGCGATGAGCCGCGCACGCACCGGGTGGCTGATGCCGTTGAGCTTCGTTGTCGCGTTGTTGCTGGGCCTGCTGCCGCTGCCGGACCTGCTGCAGCCGCTGCGCCCGTACTGGGTCGCGCTCGTGCTGGCCTACTGGGTGAT
This genomic stretch from Pseudoxanthomonas sp. CF385 harbors:
- a CDS encoding diguanylate cyclase, which encodes MVGQVRHSTPGAPAVAESPFATLRRLALQALLVACVVFAASGLGILTRPEHQLASFWPTNALLLGLFARRPALASPAGWAAAALGYVAADLLTGTSLPTTLRLTMANLAGVLAGYLLFRHVRHEDRRLQHPLSMLWVLAVSAVAALGAALAGSLSSHAMMRMGFLTASGFWFSAELVSYVAILPVVLLAPTPAGFVRTLRGQLGRIRQRPALLLPGVALGLAILLGVLIGGPGAIAFPVPALLWCALAYRLFTTAVVTLLLCMWTLIAIATGLIDLQLEATVQPVISLRMGMALLAVAPLTVASVNAARNHLLASLNHAADHDALTAVLNRSAFLRRGRQRLDQARGDGTPVAAMMLDIDHFKSVNDRHGHAAGDAVLAAFAQRVRTHLREDGLFGRFGGEEFAVLLPGVDADAALAVGERLRHIASEAVLLDDGRALDVTVSVGVAVSSGSGLDRLEDLLHQADNALYRAKAMGRNRVIASS
- a CDS encoding carbohydrate kinase family protein; this encodes MSALICGSLAYDTIMVFPDQFKNHILPDKVHILNVSFLVPRMRREFGGCAGNIAYNLKLLGGDPIPMATVGQDFGPYRAHMESCGIRLDCVRVFDEQFTPQCFITTDLDNNQITAFHPGAMSDSHSNHVRDVAGVTFGIVAPDGREGMMQNSREFSELGIPFIFDPGQAMPLFNGEELRTFIEQADYVVVNDYESNLLQTRTGWDEKQIMSRVKAYITTLGPRGAVIHTPDKTYEIPPAHERRVVDPTGCGDAFRAGLIYGIEKGFDWLTIGRMGNLMGALKVEHPGTQNQRFDFAEFNEQFKQQFGYAL
- a CDS encoding rod shape-determining protein — protein: MFKKLRGMFSNDLSIDLGTANTLIYVRGQGIVLNEPSVVAVRQDRAIGGSRSVAAVGAEAKQMLGRTPGHITTIRPMKDGVIADFTYTEAMLKYFIKKVHKSRFLRPSPRVLVCVPAGSTQVERRAIKESAEEAGARDVYLIEEPMAAAIGAGMPVTEARGSMVIDIGGGTTEVAVISLNGIVYSQSVRIGGDRFDEFITNYVRRNHGMLIGEATAERIKLEIGCAYPQAEVQEMEISGRNLAEGVPKMIKINSNEVLEALHEPLSGIVSAVKLALEQTPPELCADVAERGIVLTGGGALLRDLDRLISEETGLHVQVADDPLTCVARGGGRALELVDMHGNEFFAPE
- the mreC gene encoding rod shape-determining protein MreC — its product is MPSYAGPPVASRPGEVASTLRLLAYLALTIALVVLDHRGGWLSQLRAQTNVVTQPLWWLAGLPGRLTTRVQDDAATRTGLTEENRRLRNEMLVANARLARLQTAAADNAQLRALLGVKTSRGLDVQLAPVLDIDLAPGRQRLVLDAGSRDGATLGQAVIDAGGLMGQIIDTTPAHATVLLLTDPDHAVPVVVARNGVRLIVYGRGRSDLLELADVPLNAGVEVGDLLVTSGLGGRFPAGFPVGKVTALRPDDSHAFLVGDVTPSARLDRGRDVLLLKSAPPQPLPPADPERFLPETAAPQQGADTQMPATPTTQSPSPAGREAGERGNEGGNGVGNQNVSAPATVSPQAPRPANAPTPTPTSLPRGEGLNATPRRTETPPQEPQR